The Glandiceps talaboti chromosome 9, keGlaTala1.1, whole genome shotgun sequence genome window below encodes:
- the LOC144439786 gene encoding alcohol dehydrogenase-like, with the protein METAGILGCGMLTAYSSTKRAMKHTEEVLSRWGKCGILVIGAGGLGLSAIRFLRACLQNDRVELACADINENKLPLVLDNGCDTFIHWPKGASDDELITKTKSAFSASRLHIVLDFVGASTTFKVAYQSLAKHGLLVNIGLECKPFDMTLWPLVTRSLLIEGIYAGTLQDMKDLVDMVGKKVVTPLSQHSLHKLEDTQDCLEKLKRGEVNGRAVINFE; encoded by the exons ATGGAAACTGCCGGGATTTTGGGATGTGGAATGCTGACAGCTTACAGCAGCACCAAGAGAGCAATGAAGCACACCGAGGAAGTTCTCTCAAGATGGG GCAAATGTGGTATTCTGGTTATTGGTGCAGGTGGTCTTGGATTGTCTGCAATTAGATTTTTGAGGGCATGTCTTCAAAATGATCGTGTTGAACTTGCTTGTGCTGATATCAAT GAAAATAAATTGCCGCTTGTACTTGATAATGGTTGTGATACTTTCATACACTGGCCAAAGGGTGCATCTGATGATGAACTCATTACCAAGACAAAATCAGCATTTAGTGCAAGTCGACTGCATATTGTGCTGGATTTTGTTGGCGCTTCGACAACATTTAAAGTTGCATACCAATCACTTGCTAAG CATGGGCTACTGGTAAATATTGGTCTAGAATGCAAACCATTTGATATGACATTATGGCCTTTAGTAACACGTTCGTTGTTAATTGAAGGTATTTACGCTGGCACTCTGCAGGATATGAAAGATTTAGTTGATATGGTTGGAAAGAAAGTG GTAACGCCTTTGTCACAGCACAGTTTACATAAGTTGGAAGATACACAGGATTGCCTTGAGAAGCTAAAGAGAGGAGAAGTCAATGGAAGAGCAGTAATAAATTTTGAATAA